From a region of the Archocentrus centrarchus isolate MPI-CPG fArcCen1 chromosome 18, fArcCen1, whole genome shotgun sequence genome:
- the rgp1 gene encoding RAB6A-GEF complex partner protein 2 has product MIEVVASMARGPVFLAGELMECLITFTNPMSHLSTSASSEMLAWASAQIHCQFHASENRVALPAQGNKQDVQAESDTVLIPSRGERGQCVLDTPPKILFCDLRLDPGESKTYSYSELVPIDGPPSFRGQAVKYVYKLTIGCQRVNSPIKLLRVPFRVLVLQGMPEPPFPQDEEVSPSNPFLEEEEASRRDARPLERALDMLMVTTSRRYPHMFNITNMRGKVAKFCIFKTVYRLGEDIIGTFNFSEGDIPCLQYSVSLQSEEEIQQQYQRRPGQAVSVTGHGRHLESCLHTAFSHFSLPIPLNVTPGFSTDIVTLRWRLHFEFVTAREPMEPPTVLQNQSEVTVWAGTEHVDVDTFSWNLPIKVLPTNPALASYVSQFTGTNSINI; this is encoded by the exons ATGATCGAGGTGGTGGCCTCCATGGCCCGAGGCCCCGTATTTCTGGCCGGAGAGCTCATGGAGTGTCTCATAACTTTCACCAACCCGATGTCTCATCTTTCCACCTCTGCGAGCAG TGAGATGCTGGCGTGGGCCAGCGCACAGATCCACTGTCAGTTTCATGCCAGTGAGAACAGAGTAGCCCTGCCAGCCCAGGGCAACAAACAGGATGTCCAGGCTGAGAGTGACACAGTGCTCATCCCAAGCAGAG GAGAACGAGGGCAGTGTGTGTTGGACACACCTCCTAAAATATTGTTCTGTGACCTGCGGCTGGATCCCGGAGAGAGTAAAACTT ATTCATACAGCGAGCTTGTCCCCATTGATGGGCCTCCTAGTTTCCGTGGTCAGGCGGTGAAGTATGTCTACAAACTGACCATTGGCTGTCAAAGGGTCAACTCTCCCATCAAGCTGCTCCGAGTTCCCTTCAGAGTGCTGGTTCTGCAAG GCATGCCAGAGCCCCCATTTCCCCAGGATGAGGAGGTTTCCCCCTCCAACCCCTTcctggaggaagaggaagcaaGCCGCAGGGATGCTCGACCTTTGGAGAGAGCACTGGACATGTTGATGGTCACCACCTCGAGGCGCTACCCCC ATATGTTTAATATCACCAACATGCGTGGCAAAGTAGCAAAGTTCTGCATCTTCAAGACTGTTTACAGACTTGGGGAGGACATCATTGGCACGTTTAACTTCTCAGAGGGAGACATTCCCTGCCTGCAG TATTCAGTGAGCCTTCAGAGTGAGGAGGAGATCCAGCAGCAGTACCAGCGGCGACCTGGGCAAGCCGTCAGTGTGACCGGACACGGGCGACACCTGGAGTCTTGCCTCCACACAGCCTTCAGCCATTTCTCTCTCCCCATCCCCCTCAATGTCACGCCGGGTTTCAGCACAGACATTG TGACCCTGAGGTGGCGCCTGCACTTCGAATTCGTCACTGCCCGGGAGCCTATGGAACCGCCCACTGTCCTGCAGAACCAATCAGAGGTCACAGTTTGGGCTGGGACGGAGCATGTCGATGTGGACACCTTCAGTTGGAATCTACCAATCAAAGTCCTGCCCACCAACCCAGCTTTGGCTTCCTACGTGTCCCAATTTACAGGGACTAACAGCATTAAcatttga